The Erigeron canadensis isolate Cc75 chromosome 4, C_canadensis_v1, whole genome shotgun sequence genome window below encodes:
- the LOC122595254 gene encoding LOW QUALITY PROTEIN: TATA box-binding protein-associated factor RNA polymerase I subunit B-like (The sequence of the model RefSeq protein was modified relative to this genomic sequence to represent the inferred CDS: substituted 1 base at 1 genomic stop codon) codes for MADEALDLPCDLCGFVGLEDGSDGYFYCRGCSAQADGVRATAVENDDLLLTKDNVASSFQRRASVVKPNLLSQSQPRSQFWETVYRAYEDDAKASDAVGPTEPDDFATKPRTLSYEDYWTELRRRYLMGVQIMIQLQVMALVQKFNVNRIIVDMAHSIWLNFVASTKVLTADWLNVVTNKSESQVQGEVEIVKAKGKHKAEPHNLLGKRLIVIWYQSLSKEIPLSCSLMISFLSCHLAREPILPTDIIKWALEGGLPYFAAFVEIEKQMGPPTNACPLKSSFMFGCKEAISVQKLESSAASIAHRIGLKLPPVHFYAIAWRYLKQLSLPVDTILPHVRRIYEWAMPPELWLSTNECRLPTRAYVLSILIVSIRILYNIHGFGKWEMSLPGTIKKRDGKKSKVANGSAAEADNMQATPRLDATPILLVLQSKYNELIDTSDFSKDLDAYLKFCKDVVFAGVEDDLSFEDHDESQIIEDLMAIYKKNEDNKAKEAPSSTSTSRPLKGPEHCSTSKTKKKKKKTKAGPQTDNEQITLEPYESPKEAAIRQMISNMEENNFTYIPPRSKVKKHDYIHYTRKKKDGAYVYAAHADYYILLRSCARVAQVDVRIMHDAVTSFERRLAWLEKNIEHVLKQMPFCDSCPSCNGDEMDITEXDLLRFD; via the exons ATGGCTGATGAAGCTTTGGATTTGCCATGCGATTTGTGTGGGTTCGTGGGCTTGGAAGATGGTTCTGATGGCTACTTTTACTGCCGGGGTTGTAGCGCCCAAGCTGATGGAGTTCGGGCCACTGCTGTTGAGAACGATGACCTGCTTTTGACCAAAGATAACGTCGCCTCTAGTTTTCAAAGGCGTGCATCCGTTGTTAAGCCAAACCTGTTATCCCAATCCCAACCCCGGTCGCAATTTTGGGAAACTGTGTATAGGGCCTATGAGGATGATGCCAAAGCGAGTGATGCTGTGGGCCCAACTGAACCTGATGACTTTGCCACGAAGCCAAGAACTCTATCTTATGAAGATTATTGGACTGAGCTTAGGAGGAGGTACCTGATGGGAGTTCAGATAATGATCCAATTGCAGGTTATGGCTTTGGTTCAAAAGTTCAATGTGAATCGCATAATCGTTGACATGGCTCACTCCATTTGGTTAAACTTTGTGGCATCAACTAAGGTTTTAACTGCTGACTGGCTTAACGTGGTTACTAATAAATCAGAATCTCAAGTACAAg GGGAAGTGGAAATTGTTAAGGCTAAGGGTAAACATAAAGCCGAACCTCATAATTTACTCGGGAAACGTCTGATCGTAATATGGTACCAATCTTTGAGCAAGGAAATACCTTTATCTTGCTCTTTAATGATTTCTTTTCTGTCGTGTCATTTGGCAAGAGAGCCGATTCTGCCAACAGATATAATTAAGTGGGCACTTGAAGGCGGGCTCCCTTATTTTGCCGCTTTTGTAGAAATAGAGAAACAAATGGGGCCTCCTACTAACGCATGCCCACTAAAATCAAGTTTTATGTTTGGATGCAAAGAGGCTATTTCAGTCCAAAAGCTAGAGTCATCTGCTGCTTCTATAGCCCATCGAATAGGATTGAAGTTACCTCCGGTCCACTTCTATGCGATTGCTTGGCGTTATCTCAAACAACTGTCTCTTCCAGTTGATACTATACTTCCTCACGTACGCCGAATATATGAGTGGGCTATGCCTCCCGAGTTGTGGTTATCAACTAACGAGTGCAGGCTTCCTACACGTGCATATGTATTGTCTATACTTATAGTTTCAATTAGGATTCTTTACAATATACATGGTTTCGGGAAGTGGGAGATGTCATTGCCTGGCACCATCAAGAAACGAGATGGAAAAAAGTCAAAAGTTGCGAATGGTTCAGCTGCAGAGGCTGATAATATGCAAGCCACACCAAGGTTGGATGCTACTCCTATTTTACTTGTACTCCAATCAAAATACAATGAGCTCATTGATACAAGTG ATTTCTCCAAGGATTTGGATGCATATCTTAAATTCTGTAAGGATGTGGTTTTCGCTGGTGTGGAGGACGACCTCTCATTCGAGGATCATGACGAATCTCAGATTATAGAGGACCTTATGGCTATTTATAAGAAGAATGAG GATAATAAAGCAAAGGAGGCACCCTCATCCACAAGCACTAGTAGGCCCCTCAAGGGACCCGAACATTGTTCAACGAGCaagacgaagaagaagaagaagaagaccaAGGCAGGACCTCAAACTGACAATGAACAAATCACCCTTGAACCTTACGAGTCTCCTAAAGAAGCAGCAATAAGGCAAATGATATCAAATATGGAAGAGAACAACTTTACTTATATCCCTCCAaggtcaaaagtaaaaaaacacGATTACATACACTACACacggaaaaaaaaagatgggGCCTATGTCTATGCTGCACATGCAGATTATTACATTCTGTTGCGTTCTTGTGCAAGAGTGGCTCAAGTTGATGTCAGGATTATGCATGATGCAGTGACGAGTTTTGAGAGgcgtttggcttggttagagaAGAACATTGAACACGTGTTAAAACAAATGCCTTTTTGTGACTCTTGCCCGTCCTGCAACGGTGATGAGATGGATATAACTGAGTGAGATTTACTTAGATTTGATTGA